AAATAGTTGCTTGAACACCATTCAAGGTATCTGAACCATTACCGTTATTGTTTAAAACGTTTCCAGCATTTGGATTTCCTGTAGTTCCATTACCACCAGCAATAGTATCGTTTTGTGCAACAATTACTGGACATTTAGTAATAGTAAAAGGGAAGTTACATCCATTTCCGCCACCAGAAGGAACTGCATAATAAGTAACAGTTGAACCAGCTACCAGTGGAATAGGATTAGCATCTGTATATTGAATAGAATTTACAGTTACTGGGAAAGAATTATAAAATAATGATCCTACTGGAAAATTTGAAGCAATTTCAGAAGTTCCTACACTAGTACTAGTACTACAGTATGAAAAATGTCTTGTATAATCAGTATTTGGACAGTTTTGTTGTACATAACTTGTACCATTAATAGCTGTATTAATTGGAGTTGCAATTGGTTCGCCAGCACAACTACCATTTACAGTATACCCTTGAATCAAATTGGAATTATTCAAAGCTACATTTGTAGTATTACCAATACCTGTAGAATTTCCAACAACACCCATATTACTTCCACAAGTAGCGTTGCTTAAAATAGCACAATCTGTTGTAGATTTTAATTTGAATGTTAATCTAGCTAATAAAGAGCTAGGATTTGCTGGTAAAACTAAAGTTCCAAAATCCCAAACAATGGATCCAGTTGCTCCTAAACTAGGATTAAATGAAATATTATTTGGTGTTGGAGTTGTTTGTGGACTAAATATTGTACCTGCAGCACTTCCTGCAACATAAGTTGCATTAAACGGAATAGGAATAATTAATTTATAATTATTTATTGCCTCTGTACCAATGTTTTTTATATCTACACTATAACCAGCTTCTTGACCTGGTAATATTGTGTAAGGTTGAACCGCTGGTGAACCATTGATAGTTGTGGCAGTGATTACACCTTCAACTTCTGGGATATAGGCATCAACAGACATTGCAATTGTATAAATAGAATAGGTATCCCCATTTGTACCATACAAGAATTTTGTTGCCGTTTGACTATTCCCAATAATACTATTGTTTGTATTAGGTATATTAACAATACCAATATCAATACCTGTATTATTTACCAAGTTAGGATTTCTCGTGCCTGGGGCAGTTATAGATGAATTGAAAAAATTATCTGGACTTGGTACCACACCATTTGCATTTCTACTTAATGTGGTGTAAGTGTTGCTAGCAAGTTTTTGTATTTTGAAGTAATCTCCTGTATACCCAACATCACCTTCACTGGCCATAAATCCAATTTTCATACCTACGTTACCAGATTGTACAGTATTAAAACCTGAAACAGGTAACTCTAAACCTGCAGATGAGTTTCCAGCATCAACATAATAATAACCATCAAAAATAGTTACATCTCTCCATTTCATTTTTGAGTTTTGATAAATAACTATCATTCCCCATCCACCAGAGAAACCAGTTCCACTAGTTTGACCTCCTTCTAAAAGAGCCATATCAGCAACAGTATATTTACCTATACCATTCTGTCTTACATAATCAGTAACTTCTGCATAGGCAGCGTAAATATTATCTTCAGTCCCTGAAGGATAATAAATATCACCAGCAGCAGCTGTAATGTCAGTGTATGAACTAGCAGTTGGCCCTTTAAGTTTAACTACTCTTTTATTAAAAGTTTTAGTTACACTATTTTTAGTTACATTAAAAGTTTGGTTTGGAGAACCAGCTCCGGTCCAATATAACCCTGCAAACACTATGGTTGAACATGAGGGAACAGATCCATTTTCAGAAGCAATTTCTAATGTTGAAGATGATGAATTAAAAGTGCTAGAGTCACCATCTGTGTCAACATAAACCATAGATTGGTTATTATTGTTTTGAGTTGCAGAGTAATTCTGTGGAGTCAAACAAGTATTCCCAAACATGGTGAAATCACCTTTCACATTGTAAATCTTTTTAGTTGGACTAAACTGTGAGGTTCTTTGGGTAAATACTTTTTTAGCTTGAGCATTAATTGTTGTTGAAAACCCAAAAAGGATAGCAAACAATACAACTAATTGCTTAAGTTTTTTTACGATTGAGTTGAAGTATAAATTTTTCATATATTCTCTTTTTATCAATTTCTTATTGATTTCTATCACCTTTATCTACTTTATAAAATATACTAAATCTACTATCATAATTTCCAATATGACTAGAAATAACATTACTAGTAGTATTGATGTTTGATATAAAATAGATGTATTTCAAATTAGGAAAATTTGAAAAGGCAGCTAAATCAATAACTGAATTTAATTCACTTGTGGTATTGATTAAAATAGTTACAATTTCAATATTCTGTTTTTCAGTAATTGAATTGTTTACTTGACCTAACGAACTTGCATCCGTGTAGAGATTAGTAGGAGCATCTCCATAAGTCTTCACAACACCTTGATAAAAATAGGTAGAGGATTGAACTTGAGTTACCAGATCGTTCAGACGCTGAATATTAACGGCACTAGTACCAGAACTTGCAATACGAGCTGTACCCGAAGTTCTTGCTGATGCTAGTAATGAATTCAACTCTGTTACAACGACGGTTCCATCTTGACTAGCTCTCAAACCCTGTTGGGCAAAGACTCCAGAACAAAATGAAACTAACATTAACAGTAATAATAGTTTTTGTTTCATGACTTGACTTGTTTTTTCAAACGGTAGATTTGTTTGATGGTTAAATAATACATTTGGGCTATTTGTTTTCATACAATTAGTTTTTGAAAATAATTTTACAAAAAAATTACGAAATAATTTCGGGCGTGAAGTTGTTTAGAAGTAGGCATAAAGGTTAATAGTTATTTTGGGTCATACTATTCGTGTGCTAAATTATATACTAAACTATCAATGCACCCAAATTTTTCTACAAACAACACAAAAACTCGTTTAAAAGACATTTTTCTTTGTTTTTAAAGCCTCAGTTCTAGGTTTACTCTTGTTTTTTCTTTGATTTTTGACATTTCATTTGGGGTTTTAAGGGTTCTATTTTATAATTTTATATTGTTTTACAGTTCGAAAGTAGATAGTTTTATTTTAATCACCAAAAAAAACATCGATAAAATGCGTTATTTTATAGATAAAGTGCATTTTTTAACATATTTAAATAGAAAAAGACTACAAAAATAATTAACAACATTGTGTTTATAACATTTTTGATTTTTTAACTTTTTTTATAGAAAAATCATTATTCATTATTTTTGTTAATGTAAGATTTTTGATAAGCTAATTACTTTCTTGTTTTGCGATTAAGTATAGAATGAATCAAAAACCTAAACTTATCTTATCGATATTATTTCATAATAAACATTAATACCTTAAATTTATACACTCAAAACTAAGGAGTCTTATTCATGAAACAATTAATACTGGTTCGTCATGCCAAATCAAGTTGGGAAACGTCGCTTCGCGATTATGATAGACCGTTAACCAGTAATGGTATTCAAGATGCTCATTTGGTTTCTTCGCACGTTAGTAATCTTGTACCAAAAACTTTTTTAGTTTGGAGTAGTGCTTCAAAAAGAGCCTCAGAAACGGCAATAATTTTTGCCCAAAACATATCCTTTCCTGTTGAAAGCATACAATTTAAAGAAGACTTATATACTTTCGATGAAAGAAAATTGGAGCAAATTATCAAATCATGTTCTGATGAATACGATCATTTAATCGTTTTTGGTCATAACGAAGCGATTACCAATTTTGTCA
The window above is part of the Flavobacterium sp. N1994 genome. Proteins encoded here:
- a CDS encoding SixA phosphatase family protein: MKQLILVRHAKSSWETSLRDYDRPLTSNGIQDAHLVSSHVSNLVPKTFLVWSSASKRASETAIIFAQNISFPVESIQFKEDLYTFDERKLEQIIKSCSDEYDHLIVFGHNEAITNFVNKFGNIFTDNVSTSGFVNIIFEQDRWKEISNGITKKIIFPRDLK